From the Garra rufa chromosome 23, GarRuf1.0, whole genome shotgun sequence genome, the window TATCAAAAAGATTAACGTAAACattcaaaatattcattttaaaatttaaaattccaTTTATCTTTCTGCTGATTTTCTAAGGCTCTTTAATAAATGTCTTTTGCAGTAATTATTCCTTAGGCACATCTGTTTAAATAATCAGTCATCTTTTATGTGTGATGCTCTTGATGTTTCTGCCTCTTTAATTGTTGTCATTGTTGATGCTAATGAAGacttgagttgtgtgtgaatgtgcctttccctgatctctgtgatcatgagtgctatagttctgctgattgttTTAGAGCTGCTGAAACTCAAGACTCTGAGCGATTGAACTAGAACTGATCACATCCTTTGCAcactgtgtttaagcttgtgatctgagagctttgtcttcacCTGTAAGAACGGCCTCCCATAAAACTACAGTGATCCAgtgctttagtcagtctggatgaccacaGAGACACACAGTACCAATTCTATTAAGAATGCATTAATCAGTTTTTCAATATTTAATCTTATTGTCTTGTCATAATTATCCGCAGCCCAAAAGGTTTCATGCTGCTACAACTAGACAGTGGAAACCTTGGCTCAACTCGCCTCCCCCCCAAAACAAGAACACCAGTAATATCTCACACCCAAGTTCCGGGTAAGACCTACGTTGTACATAGATTATTTGTTGTTATGGATTAGTGGTTAAATTAATATGAACAATAAACCTTATGTTTATCTTATTTAGGAAACACGGTGTAAACCCCCttgtaaaaaaaatccacaggattCCAATAAAAAAATGTCTTATATCTTGAATCCTTTAGGAATTTTGAAGAATTCTACTTTTTCTATTGTATCTTTTAATAACCATTCGTTTTTGTAGTTTAAGTCCACCTTGATGTACATGGTTTATTGTTGTGTAAACAGCATTAGTGCAAACATTTCAAAGGAACTAATAAGAATGATGAAAcaaaagaaaaatttaaatgctcTGGTGTAATTTCAACTGTATTTTAATTTCGTCAATTGAATTACTTTGAAATTGCTTTTTTAGCCTTTAGCTGATAATCATTACAGGCTTTCACCAAGAAGAAAAGTTAAAAAGCAATAAATTTTTTACCTGTAGTTCCTCAAAAATAGTTGTGGTTGCAACAAAGTGGTTGCCAAGCAACACACAGGCAACAAACTGATTGTTGTATGTTTGTAGAgcaatttacaacagctttgaatgtggcacaaccaatcagaatcaaggactggAATTGTCAGTTTTATActttttgtttgaaactctttccagggggggatctgttaggcttctctctattgtgaattttcatgtgcctgaCGAGGTGTCCTTTtggagtgaaactctttccacactgttggcaggtcaAAAGGCTCTCCAAAGTGTGACTTCACCTGTGTGCATAAAACGTTTGTTTTTGATTGAAACGTTTCCCACACAGATGGCAGGTGGTTTTCTTCCCAGGGTGAACTTTCATGTGGTTTTAAAGTTGTAATTTAAtgcagaaactctttccacactgtttgcaagtGTAAGGCCTCTCTCCAGATTTAACTCTCAGGTAGACTGCAAGGTTTCCAGGAttactgaaacttcttccacatgtTTGCGGTTGacaggcttctctccagtgtgaattttcatgtggactttaaggtttccagaattactaaaactgtttccacactgacagcatgtgaaagacttctctccagtgtgaattctcatgtgacttttaaggtgtcctttttgaatgaaactctttccacactgatggcagaTGAACGGCTTTTCACCAGTGTGTATTTTattgtggactttaaggtttccttggtgattgaaactctttccacagtgaaaGCAAGTGAAATAACTAGTTGctgtcttttgagctcttttttgtgtagaaTTCTTTTCAGGCTGTAAGGAAGAAAAAGATTTTTCTTCAGTTGTGAAATCATGAAGATCCTCATACTGATCATTCTCCTTAAATgcattcagtacttctctctccttTTTTAGTGCTGTTAGGTCTAAAgtggaaaaacaaataaaagttaaccccagttaaATGGCACAAAGCAATCAACATCAAATCATGTAGATACATAATGCATGTATGATAAATCCTACACCAGGTTGTCCAAACTTGCTTGTGATTGGTTTAGCTTaaacaaaattctgtcattaattaatcaccttgtttgttgtttcaaacctgtaagacactGGTTTCAAACTCAACTcttggagggccacagctctgcacagtttagctccaaaccTAATCCAACCCACATGATCCAGCTAATcgaggtcttcaggattactagaaacttccaagcaggtgtgagttggagttgtttggagctaaactctgcagagctgaaGCCCTTCAGGAATTGAGTTTAAGACCTCTGCCTTTTGTGtgtttttggaacacaaattaagatattttattaatctgagagctttctgaccctctatagacagcaaggtccttccacattcaaggtccagaaaggcagtaaggtaTACAATGTTCTTGAATTAGTCAATGTGACAACCATAAttatatgaagctacaagaatactttgtgtACAAAGAATACATCTGCAGTACTTTGATGCCATATGTCGATCGTCTGAGCGGTTCTGCTTAAAGTGCAACGCATTTATACATTTCACCCTCTGTTGAAATAAAAGCGGTAACTTCTCCTCACTACCtcttagaaaaaaagtaaaataattaaatatagatTCTGGTTAACCAAtcgatttttaaatagtttaaaaaaaaactgcaatagttaggtgaatcatttttttctcccaccccctAGTCCTTACTTgggtctatggagggtcagaaagctttccgAAGCACTTGGACAACTGTCGCATCTGGTGTAGACATGGTGTTACAtgttttgaacaacatgaggttaTGCAACAATTAATGaacttttcatttttaggtgaactatcactttaattgGGGTTAGAGCTCTGTAGGACAATGgtcctccaggagcaggattggacacccctgtcCTATATCCATATAGGACAGGGGGGCACAGTTTAGAAAATTCAACACTGAGATTCATTCACAGTCGAGGAATTAGCTGAGAGCATGACCTGAATTTCAGGACAGGATTGCAGATACTGTGCATTATTCAGCTCATTCCCGCAGGTTCCGCATTTATAATACGATGACAGATGATGCAATATATCATTTGCATGTGCTTTTGAGTCTTTCCAATTTGAAGTGAAACTGAACTCAATATAGTACTTGCACACTCTCTTATAGCCCATTTTCTGTGCGCCCACAACTAGAGCCCTGCATTTCAGCCCAAGCCTGACGGGCCCCGAATTATTTATGCCCGCCAAGCTTTGGGGCAATTTTCACATCATAGCTCGGGACGGGCATCGTAACAGTTTTAggtttctccttatttttatattttagacatgcCTCAATTACGGTGATGAAAAAGATTTGCCGTGCTGTTGGAAACAACATGAGATCACACTACTACAACTGTCAAGACCGTCTTGCACATCCACTTGGTCATTACttgtaaaacacaaacaaacttgaatttaacaaaaaaaagacTAGTtggactagggctgtgcaatatggtgGAATAATCCCTCCTTCTAAATGAAAGAGCCATCCGCTGATTAATAAAGTCATTGCATCACTGCAGCAAAACCTGTTAGAAACCTAAGGGCTAGCATGTTACGACTGTGCATTGGCTGATCTAGcctgataaataagctttttaaacGCTATTTGAGCATCAGAAACAATAGTCATGGGCAGTTCATTTTAGATTTTGTCACTgatttaaaatatgtaatttatttgtgagtTTAGTGAGCAGTTTTTGCAGATTTCAGGATCTGAAACAGCGCATAACTACAGAATTGAGTTATGTTTTGCATAATGTCTCAGCTGCACTTGAAAGCAGTATTAGTATTTGATTGTCCACTTTAATTGCTACACTCATGAATATCATTCATGTAATATCATATGAGTGAGTTCAGCtatgagaatgaaaaccaacctgtttgttcctcattattttcatgtttgcctctgaatgcttcttcaatcttcatgtcttcactttCCTTTTTGATACACATTTtcgtttgttcctcagtatcttcatgtctgactctgaatgtttcttcaatctccatgtcttcactctcctctttaattgATGCCATTTTCTTTGTGTTTGGCACTtcgtcctgtttaagatgaggaTGAATTATTCTCAAAAATAAAAGCCAACGAAATCTCTGGGTGTGTCTCATTTAGCTCCCTAGCTCAGAGATCAGCACACGTGAGTCAGTCAGAGAGATAGTTAATGGTCTTAACATGAcaaaatataaaccattaaaacatacaaactaaatattagatatttattattttaatatttaaattcagTTATTTGTACATAATTTGATAGATTACACTTGAAAACATTTGCACGTGGTCTGTTAAAGTTATCTAGTAAGGGAGTCAGTCACCTGAAGGAACAAAATTATATAGAATTAGCATATTTGTATTAAGACTTATATTTTGGTATTTACTGATTTGGAGATTATATTTAGTAACATGAAACATTTGCAGCTGGTTTGTAATAGTTGTTGTTgcacatgtttgtgtttgttgttctcgttgtatttccagtgttttgagcagcagatgtcgtcagtgtGCGGTGATTCGAgcgattcaaaacagtgaatcattttgtgatgcATTTGATTCAGTTGACTCGTGTTTCGAAAGAAATCCGTTTCTCCATTCGCTATTTGCCCGTGACTGACTTCGTGTTAATGATAAACTGATGAAGGATATAGAGAGCGAATACAAACGCACATTTTCTGTTTACTCACACAAAACGACCATCATTATGTCAGTAGGTAAGTAATTATGTAacactttaaatgattaaaagcacatacctttcttcagccgaatcaAACAGGCAGGAGCGCGGCGCAGCCTTATGACATCATAtcgccaaaacaaaataaaagtcatgTGCGCTAACACATAGCATTTTACATTAGAAAACTAATCTAAATAATAAGGTCTAGAAGGAATTGAAGGCATGAATTGCAAATCTGTTAAACCCAAAAACTGTTAGTAAAGTTGAGCTTTATCAAGTATTTAAGCAAGTGTTCCATTCATGATAAACTACAGAGCATTTGTGATATTCTTAATGAAGGAAAAACTCCAGTATCTTGGTCTTCACATTACAGGGTTGGAAAGAATTACTGAAAATGTCATACTCATGaagaatttgtgaaaaaaaatttcAGACCTCCCAAACTCCCAAACTGATCACATAAATTGTTTCATTGGcccaattgatttttttttctgctaatTGAATTTCATCAATTGTGGCAACAATCTGTTAACATTGGTTCAATGAGAAATAATCTGTTGAGCAGGttggaaaaaaaacaaataatctggGGAAATGTAAATTACATGTTATTAACATAATTAAAGCCACTGTCAATGCAATCCTTACAAAACCTCTATTAAAAtacactttaacaaaataaatataatgaaccAAATATAATTGCCTTTATAGTCCTGTACATTTTGGAAAATATACTGATTTTACATTTAGAAACAAGACttctaatattaaatgttatattcaaacgaacaggacttttattttggcccGCTGgggtgacgtcataaggctgctgCGCTCCTGTCTGTCATTCGGCTGAAGAAAGGTAAGTGcttttaatcatttaaagtgttcaaatagttgtatataaaACTGTGAAATGAATTATTACCGAGTGTAAGTCTATCATTATTTAGCTAGTGCATTAACGAAGGTTAATCCTGCACACGAGTAACCTCCTCGTATCTGAACCAGTTTATCATAAACACAAATTCAGTCTCTGGCAAGTAGAGATGATGGAGAAACGGAGCTTTTGGAAATTAAGAGTCaattgaatcaattgattcgcaaaataatttagtttttccaATCACCACACGCTGATGCCCAAAACTgtggaaatactacgaaaataacaATCATGTGAACCTGTAATACAACAAATGTAGCATGATGCTATTTCAGTAAAGACCAAGTTTAATGCAAATAGGAATCttctgtgtggtttttttttttttttaatttcagtgttttttattattattattctgatcttaaacaggacaaagtgttcaaacacacagaaaaactcctaaATCGactgagatccatgtgacacactattataaagatggcgtttattaaagaggagagtgaagaaatGAAGATTGAAGAGACATTCAGAGTtgaacatgaagatactgaggaacaaacaaagatggcgtttattaaagaggagagtgaagacgtgaagattgaagaaacattcagatttaaacatgaagatactgaggaacaaacaggttggttttctcACTCATTTGAtcattattaaaatgtccagttctacagaaatgaatgatattcaTGAGTGTAGAAATCACAGTGGTGTGTCAACAGACAAACGCAAGACATTATGCAAAACATAAATTAATTCTGTAGTCATGCGCTGTTTCAGATCCTGAAATCTGCAAAAACTGCTCACTGAACTCACAAATAAATTACGTATTTTAAATTAGTGACAAAATCTAAAATGAACTGCCCATGAATATTGTTTCTGATGCTCAAATAGCGTTTAAAAAGCATATTTATCAGGCTAGATCAGCCAATGCACAGTCGAGGTAGTTGTATTGTCCAATCcctagtaaggacattattaaaatagttcatgtgacattagtggttcaatcataattatatgaagctacgagaatactttttgtgcagagAAGAAAACAAAGTTAACTTTATTCAGCAGTTCTTCTTCTCTGCGTCACTCTAGTGCAattttggagagtatcacgaTGCATGTGTGCATTTTAAAATGAtgactgaaccactgatgtcacattgactaatTCAAGGATgatcttactatctttctggaccttgaatgtggacGGACATTGCTGTCTGTGGAGAgtcagctctcagatttcatccaatatcttatatttcataatttgtgtttcaaagatgcaCAAAagccttacgggtttggaacagcatggtgtttaatgacagaattttcatttccatgtgaactaaccctttaaagctaATCAGTGTCTTTAGAAAACTTCAGACACTTCTAGCAGATAAATTGGGTCAAGTTGGAGCTAAACATTGTAGGATACCACAACCGAGTTTGAACACCTTGGTGTAGGATCTAACATACATGCATTATGTATCTACATGATTTGATGTTGACTGCCTTTTAACCGGGGTTaactttaaatttgtttttttccattttagacctaatggcactgaaagaggagagagaagtactgaatgcatttgaagagaaagatcagtttgagaatcttcatgattttataactggagaaaaatctctttgttccttacagtctgaaaagacttctacacaaaaaagagctcaaaagacagCAACTAGTTATTTCACTTGCTTCCATTGTGGACAGATTTTTAAACACAATGGAAACTTTAAAGCCCACATTAAAAAACACACTGAAGAGAATCCTTTcctctgccaacagtgtggaaagagtttcactcaaaaaggacacTTTACaaagcacatgagagttcacactggagagaagcctttcctctgccatcagtgtggaaagagtttcactcaaaaagaacACCTTAAAGgtcacatgagaatccacacagAGAAGAAGTCTTTCACATGCTGTCAGTGTGGGAACTGTTTTAGTAACGCTGGacaccttaaagtccacatgaaaattcacactggagagaagcctgtcaactgcaaacagtgtggaagaagtttcagtaaTCCTGGAAACCTTGGAGTCCAGATGAGAGTTCACCCTGGAGAGAGGCCTTactcctgcaaacagtgtggaaagagtttcagcatGAAATTACAACTTTAAAACCACATTaaagttcacactggaaagaaaaCCTTTACCTGCCATCTGTTTGTGAAACCTTTCAAttgaaaacaaacattttatgcaCACAGGCGAATTCACACTTTGGAGAACCTctttatctgccaacagtgtggaaagagtttcactcaaaaaggacacCTTGACAGTcacaagaaaattcacaatagagaaaagcctaacagatcccctcagtgccctgctgaaaaaatatGCTTTATGGTtaatgctggccatttgctggtttatgctggtcctttgatgattaatgctggttctttgctggtttatgctggtccttagctggttaatgtctgttctttgctggtttatgctggtcctttgatgatTAATGCctgttctttgctggtttatgctggtcctttgatgattaatgctggttctttgctggtttatgctggtccttagctggttaatgtctgttctttgctggtttatgctggtcctttgatgatTAATGTctgttctttgctggtttatgctggtcctttgatgattaatgctggttctttgctggtttatgctggtccttagctggttaatgtctgttctttgctggtttatgctggtccttgaccagcaacatgaccagcattaaccagcaaagaaccaccataaaccagcaaagaacaggcattaaccagcaaagaaccaccataaaccagcaaagaaccaccataaaccagcaaagaaccaccataaaccagcaaagaacaggcattaaccagcaaagaaccaccataaaccagcaaagaacaggcattaaccagctaaggaccagcataaaccagcaaagaacaggcattaaccagctaaggaccagcataaaccagcaaagaacaggcattaaccagctaaggaccagcataaactagctaaaaacagcaccaaaacatacctaaccagcatatgct encodes:
- the LOC141299308 gene encoding uncharacterized protein — protein: MAFIKEESEEMKIEETFRVEHEDTEEQTKMAFIKEESEDVKIEETFRFKHEDTEEQTDLMALKEEREVLNAFEEKDQFENLHDFITGEKSLCSLQSEKTSTQKRAQKTATSYFTCFHCGQIFKHNGNFKAHIKKHTEENPFLCQQCGKSFTQKGHFTKHMRVHTGEKPFLCHQCGKSFTQKEHLKGHMRIHTEKKSFTCCQCGNCFSNAGHLKVHMKIHTGEKPVNCKQCGRSFSNPGNLGVQMRVHPGERPYSCKQCGKSFSMKLQL
- the LOC141299310 gene encoding uncharacterized protein yields the protein MASIKEESEDMEIEETFRVRHEDTEEQTKMCIKKESEDMKIEEAFRGKHENNEEQTDLTALKKEREVLNAFKENDQYEDLHDFTTEEKSFSSLQPEKNSTQKRAQKTATSYFTCFHCGKSFNHQGNLKVHNKIHTGEKPFICHQCGKSFIQKGHLKSHMRIHTGEKSFTCCQCGNSFSNSGNLKVHMKIHTGEKPVNRKHVEEVSVILETLQST